The Pyramidobacter piscolens W5455 genome segment GTATTTAAGCCTGCGTTTTTCTTAGCGCCGCACGACGCCGTCGACATTTCGCCTCATGGAGCCCGCAGATCTATGATACAATATTGTTCACATTTTACGGAACGACTTTCACAAAGCCCCGTTCATCTTTTCATGACAATTCGGAGGCCTTTTCCATGGATAAAGAACCGATTCCCCTGCTTCCTCGATGGAGCACTCTGCTTTTCCTGCGCCGTTTTATCGCGCAGCCGGGACAGATCGGCAGCGTCGCCCCCAGCTCTCACTTTCTCGTTCAGGAGATGCTCAAGCTCACGGACTGGGGCACGGTAACCAACGTTGCCGAACTCGGTGCCGGCACCGGAGTCGTGACGGAAGCACTGCTCAGAAAAATTTCTCCCAACGCTGGCCTTTCCGTCTTCGAGCTGGACCGAAAACTGCGCGAAAAAATCGAAAACAGGCTTAAAATCGCCGTGTTCCCCGACGCCTGCGACCTCGCGCAGGTCATCAGGCCAGGCTCGCTGGACGTGGTCATTTCCAGCCTTCCCTGGACGACGCTCCCAAAAGAAGTTTCCGGCAAAATTCTCCAGGGCGTGATAGCGTGCCTGAAACCCAACGGACAATTCATCGCCTATCAGTATTCCCGACAAATGCACCGTCTTTTCTGCCACCTTTTCGAATCGGTCCGAATCTCGTTCGTCCTCCGCAATATTCCGCCGGCGTTCGTCTATAACTGCCACACGCCGCAAAATCGCGCCAAAGAAAAGGCGGCGCTTTTTTTCCGCGCACAGGATTAGCGGACGCCAAAAATCTTTCGCATGATCGTTCCTGTCCGACGGTGCGCTGTCGTCTTGCGTGCTCGCACTACTCCCCCGCCCCAAACTCGAAAAAATATTTCCCTGGCCGGACGAATGCCCCGCATTCGCCCGGCTTTTTCGAGCCGCGACAGAACGGACGCTTCGAAATTTTCCCGGCGGCTTTCGCGTGCGTCGTCCAAAGATACATTAAAGGCTTTATAAATATTTATCGCCGCCAAGCAAAAAGATGGATAATATATAGTTATTTTTCATCTAAAATCAGTAAATAGCAATAATTACAGTGCCGATCCCCATTCATAACTTATGCGCAAGGCTTGTATACACATAAATGCACTGGACTCACAAGGAAAGAGTGTTAAAATGAAATTGTGATTTGTGTGGCATGTGTTCGGTTCGAAGCGGTATTTTACCGCTAAATCTCAGGAGGTGTTTTGCTATGGCTTTGGTAAAGCGTAAGTCTGACAATGTACTCCTTCGCACGGCACTCGAGAACTTCTACGGCGCTGCTGAGGAAATGGGGCTTGACGAGGGCATTACCGACATTCTCGCCCATTCCGAGCGCAAGACCTGCGTCTCCGTCCCCGTTGAAATGGACGACGGTTCCATCCAGGTCTTCGAGGGCTTCCGCGTCGCGCACAACAGCGCCGTCGGTCCCGCCAAGGGCGGCGTGCGTTTCCACCAGGACGTCTGCCTCGACGAATGCGAAGCCCTCGCTTTCATGATGACCTGGAAGTGCTCGCTGGCCGGCATCCCCTACGGCGGCGGCAAGGGCGGCGTGCGCGTTGACGCGCTGAAGCTCTCCAAGAAAGAACTCGAGCGCCTGAGCCGCACCTACGCGGCTCGCATCGAACCCGTCGTCGGCGCCTGGACGGACGTTCCCGCCCCCGACGTGAACACCAACGGTCAGGTCATGACCTGGTTCATGGACACGATCAGCCGTATGCGCGGCCGTCTCGAACCCGCGATCTTCACCGGCAAGCCCATCCCGCTCTGGGGATCCAAGGGCCGCAACGCGGCCACCGGCCTTGGCGTCGCCACTTGCGCCATCGAGTTCATGAAGGCCCTCGGCAAGGACATCAAGGGCATGAAGTGCGCCGTGATGGGATTCGGCAACGTCGGCTCCTTCGCCGCCAAGACCCTCGCCGAAGCCGGCGCCAAAATCGTCGCCATCAGCGACATCACCGGCGTTTACTACAGCGAGAACGGCATCGACATCGCCAAGGCGTTCAAACTGATCGCCTCCAATCCCAAGAAACTCCTGACCGGCCTCGACAAGGAACCTGGCGTCAAGATGATCGATTCCATCCAGACGTGCGACTGCGACATGTTCCTGCCCTGCGCGCTTGAAGGCGTCATCACCGAAAAGAACGCCGGCGACATCAAGGCCAAGTACGTCGTCGAAGGCGCCAACGGCCCCACCACGCCCGAGGGAGACAAGATCCTCGATCAGAGAGGCATCCTCGTCGTTCCCGATTTCCTCGCCAACTCCGGCGGCGTGATCGGCTCCTACTTCGAGTGGTGCCAGGATCTCGGCGGCTTCTTCTGGTCCGAAGAGGACTACAACAACCGTCTGCTGAGCATCATGAAGGACAACTTCAAGAAGGTCTGGGATTACGCCCAGGAACACAACGTGAAGATGCGCCGCGCGGCGTTCCTCGCCGCCATCAAGCGCGTCGCCGACGCCACGGAAATGCGCGGGGTGTATCTCTAAGTTTCACGATTCCGCCGTTGTTATAATTCAGGACGACAAAAAAAGGACTACTGAAAAGCAGTCCTTTTTTTGTCGTCCATACCTCAGCGCTTCAAAAAAAGCGTCTTCACGTCGATTTCTTTGTCGATCATGCCGTTGTCGAGCAGGAACTGCTCCGTTTTCTTCAGGTCTTCGACGTCTTTTTCGGAGACATCCATGGAAAAATCGTACATGGGGAACATTTCCTCCACGGCTTCCACGCTCAGGCCGGTGGCTTCGGCCGTCATCTTCACGGCTTCGTCGTGATTTTCGGCGATGAACTGCAGGACCGAACGCTGCGCTTTCTCGAACGTTTCGACCAATTCCTTGTTCTCGTCGTAGAATTTCTGGCTGGTGGCCGTGGCGATGAGCGCCGCGATCAATCCGTCGCCGTTTGTGATCAGGTGCTTGCCCGACTTCATGCAGTTGTACGCGCTGGGGCCGGCCTGCAGCGCCGCGTCGATCGTGCCGCCTTCGAGGGCGGCCAGCGCCGCGGGGATCCCCATGTTGACGAATTTGACGTCGTCGATGGTCAGACCGCCGGTTTTGAGGTAGGCGACCAGCAGCTCATGAAGATTGGTGCCTTTCGGTCCGGCGACGGTCTTGCCTTTCAGCGCCGCCGGCGAATCGATGGCCGCGTCGTTGGAGAAGAGCATGAAGGCTTTGGGCGAGCGGCTGTACATGCTGATGATCTTGACGTCGGCGCCGTTGGCCGCCGCGAGGATGACCGAGGTGCCGCCGACGGCGTTGAGGATCTGCAGGTCGCCGGAAGCGAGCGCCGCTGTCTGCTGCGGGCCGGCGGTCAGATTGGCGTAGTTCACCGGCAGCCCCAGATCTTTGAAATACGAGGCGAAGCTGCCCCGCGCTTTCTCGACGATGGAAGGCACGTTCAGCGGAGACTGCACGTAGGTGAAGTTCATCGACTCGACCGTGCGGGCCCAGCCGTCCGTCCCCAAGCCGCCGGCATTCAGCGCCAATGAGCAGATCCCGATGAACGCAAGACGCTTTGCAACAGAAAACAATTTCATGAAAATTCCTCCTTAAAAATACAATTTAACTGTGATTGCATAAATTCCGACTGCGCCTCTATGCGCGTCGCTCATTCATGATTTTCGCTCACAAAGGCGAAAATTGCAACAGCTCTCCAACGAACAGTCTCCCTTCCCCCCGCTTCGGCTTTACGGACGTTTTTATCTGTGGGGCCTCACTTGGAATCACTGACTATCTGCGCTATAATGTTTGCGTTCCACCTGGCGTCTCATCTCAATTATTTCGGAAAGGATGTTTCGGTGATGAAAAAATTTGCTGCACTCGTTCTGTTGTTGGGCTTGACGGCTCTGCCCGCAAGCGCGGCGGAGATCAACGCCTACTCGATCATGCCGGAGAAGTACGTTTCCAAGGTGACTCAGGCGTTCGAGCAGGAGACGGGGATCCACGTCAACTTCCTGCGCCTGTCTTCCGGCGAAGCCAAGACGCGCCTCGAGGCCGAGAAGAACAATCCTCAGGTCGACGTGCTGATCGGCGGCCCGGCCGACACGTACGAGGCCATCGTCGCGCAGGGGGTCTTCGAGAAATACTCTCCCAAGGGCGTTGAAGCCATTCCGGCCAAATTCCGCAGCGCGGACGGCTATTGGACGGGCATCGGCATCATCCCGCTGTGCTTCCTGACGAACGAGGATTTCCTCAAGAAGAACGAGATGCAGGCTCCCGCGACCTGGAACGATCTGCTCGATCCCAGGTACAAGAACGGCCTGCAGATGGCCGACGCCCGCACGTCCGGCACCGCGACGGAACGCATTTTCTCGCTGGTGAAGATCATGGGCGAAGACGAGGCTTTCAAGTATCAGAAGAAGCTTCACGCCAACATCCAGATGTACACGAAGAGCGGCGCGGGCGGCGCCATGCCGATCGCGACCGGCCAGTGCGCTTCCGGTATTTTCTACATAGTCGACGCGCTCGACATCCAGCAGCAGGGCTACCCCGTGACGATCAGCTATCCCAAGGACGGCGTATCCTACGGCATCGAGGGCTGCGGCGTCGTGCACGGAGCGAAGAATCTGGAAGACGCCAAGAAGTTCGCCGACTGGATGGTCAGCAAGAGCTTCGCCGATTTCATCGTCGCCAACAAGATCAACTACGTTCCCACCCGCACCGACGTCACGACCGACAATCCGCTGCTCGATCTGAACGCGATCAATCTCGTCGAGACCGATGTGGCTTGGAAGGGCGCCAAGCGCGACGAGTTCGTGGAGCGCTGGAAGAACGAAGTTATCAAATAGCGCTGCCAATTTATCGGGGGCTCCTTGCGGGGCCCCTTTTTTTGACGTTTTTGCAGGCTGTCGCCCGGCCGGCGCAGTCTGGAGACGACTTTTCGACTGAAGCAGGTGAAAACTTTGACACACAGTCTCTCTCCCCGCCCCCGGCTGGATCCCGCGGCACGGGCCGTCGTCGCCGCGCTCTGGATCGCTCTGGGGATTTTCGTGGTTTACCCGGCCTTTCGTCTGCTGTGGATCGCGTTCTGGGTCGACGGCAGGTTCACTCTCGCCAACCTTGCCCCGGTCCTCACCAACTGGTACGATCGGCAGGCGCTGATCAACAGTTTGCTGCTGGGGGGCTGCGTCGCCGTTTCCGGCACGGCGCTGGGCTTTATTTTCGCTTACGCGGTGACGCGCCTTTCTCTGCCGGGCTGGTTCAAGTTCGTCCTTTCCGGCATTTCCATGCTGCCGCTGATCTCTCCGCCGTTTACCAGTAGCATCGCCCTGACGCTCTCGCTGGGGCCGAACGGCCTTCTGATCAAACTGCTTGGGCTTGAGAATTTCAACTTTTACGGTTTCTGGGGCACGTTCCTCTCGGAAACGCTCACGTTCTACCCGGTTGCGTTCATGACGCTGACGACGATCCTCAGCCGCATCGATTCCAATCTGGAGGACGCGGCCTACTCGATGGGGGCTTCGCCGCTGCGGGTCTTCCGCACGGTGACGCTGCCGCTCTCGGCTCCCGGGCTGGCGAACGCCTTTCTGCTCGTTTTCGCCTGCTCGCTGGCGGACTTCGCGACGCCGCTGGTCCTGGCCGGGCACGCGTTCCCCGTGCTGCCGACGCAGGCGTACCTGCAGATCACAGGCATGTACGACCTCAAGGGCGGCGCGGCGCTCTCCTTCGTGTTGCTGGTGCCGGCGTTGATCGTGTATGCGATCCAGTACTGCTGGCTGAGCAAAAAAAGTTTCGTGACCATTTCGGGCAAGGCCGGCGGACGCAGCAGCGTGAAAGGTCCCGGGGTGTTCCCCACAGCCTGCATCATCGGCCTGATCTCGTTCGTGATGATTTTCGTCGTCTACATCTACGCGCTGATTTTCTGGGGCTCGGTCGTCAAGGTCTGGGGCATCAACAACGCGCTGACGGGCGAAAATTACGCCTACGTGTTCAATTTCGGACGCAAGGCCATCAGGGACACGCTGATCATCGCCTGTCTCGGCACGCCGCTGGGCGGGCTGCTCGCCGTTCTCGTGGGATACGCCGCCGAACGCCTCAAAGTCAAAGGGCACAAGACGCTGGAGACGGTCTCGCTGCTCAATTTCGCGCTTCCTGGCACAGTGGTCGGCATCGCCTACGTGATCGCTTTCAACGACAAGCCGCTGGTGCTGACGGGCACGGTTTCGATCCTCGTCGCCTCCTACGTGTTCCGTTACTCCTCCGCCGGCATCCGCAACGTCATCGCTTCGCTGCAGCAGATCGACCCTTCCATCGAAGAGGCGTCGGCAAGTCTGGGAGCGTCCTCGGCGCGGACGTTCCGCAAGGTGACGCTGCCGCTGGTGCTTCCCGCCATATTGGCCGGCATGCGCTATCTGTTCATCCACTCCATGACGGCGATCAGCGCCACCATTTTCCTGGTCTCCGTGCGCTGGAGCCTGATCACGACACGTATTCTCGAGTGTATGACCGAGCTTCAGTTCGCGCAGGCCTGCGCCTTTTCGATCGTGCTGATCGTGCTCGTTTTCATCGCCAGCGGCGTGATGGCGCTTCTGGCCCGGCTTCTGTGCCGCACCGGCAGTGCGGGGGGAGGAATTCGCTGATGTCCGTTTCACTTACGCTGAACCATGTCAATAAAACATTCATCAAGGACGGCGAGGAATTTCACGCCGTGCAGAACGTGAACCTTTCGGTCAACACGGGAGAGTTTCTCACCTTTCTCGGACCGTCCGGCTGCGGCAAGACCACGACGCTGCGCATGATCGCCGGCTTCGAAGTGCCCGCCTCGGGGCAGATCCTCATGGGCGACGCGGATATCACCTATGTTCCGGCCAACGAGCGCAACATCGGCTTCGTCTTTCAGAACTACGCGCTGTTCCCGCACATGAAGATTTTCGAGAACGTCGCCTACGGGCTCAAAATCCGCGGCCTCGGCCGCGCCGAGATCGCCCAAAAAGTGCGCGAAGGATTGGCGCTCGTGGGGCTGGAAAAAGCGGAAGACCGCTACCCCAACCAGCTCTCCGGCGGCGAACAGCAGCGCGTGGCGCTGGCGCGCGTGCTCGTGCTGCGCCCCAAACTGCTGCTGATGGACGAACCGCTTTCCAACCTCGACGCCAAGCTGCGGATCCACATGCGCGCGGAAATCCGCCGCATCCAGCAGGAGCTGGGGCTGACCTGTCTCTACGTCACCCACGACCAGAAAGAAGCCCTGACCATGTCGGACCGCATCATGGTTATGAATCGCGGCCGCATCGAGCAGGTTGGCACGCCCATGGACATCTACGCCG includes the following:
- a CDS encoding class I SAM-dependent methyltransferase — encoded protein: MDKEPIPLLPRWSTLLFLRRFIAQPGQIGSVAPSSHFLVQEMLKLTDWGTVTNVAELGAGTGVVTEALLRKISPNAGLSVFELDRKLREKIENRLKIAVFPDACDLAQVIRPGSLDVVISSLPWTTLPKEVSGKILQGVIACLKPNGQFIAYQYSRQMHRLFCHLFESVRISFVLRNIPPAFVYNCHTPQNRAKEKAALFFRAQD
- a CDS encoding Glu/Leu/Phe/Val family dehydrogenase codes for the protein MALVKRKSDNVLLRTALENFYGAAEEMGLDEGITDILAHSERKTCVSVPVEMDDGSIQVFEGFRVAHNSAVGPAKGGVRFHQDVCLDECEALAFMMTWKCSLAGIPYGGGKGGVRVDALKLSKKELERLSRTYAARIEPVVGAWTDVPAPDVNTNGQVMTWFMDTISRMRGRLEPAIFTGKPIPLWGSKGRNAATGLGVATCAIEFMKALGKDIKGMKCAVMGFGNVGSFAAKTLAEAGAKIVAISDITGVYYSENGIDIAKAFKLIASNPKKLLTGLDKEPGVKMIDSIQTCDCDMFLPCALEGVITEKNAGDIKAKYVVEGANGPTTPEGDKILDQRGILVVPDFLANSGGVIGSYFEWCQDLGGFFWSEEDYNNRLLSIMKDNFKKVWDYAQEHNVKMRRAAFLAAIKRVADATEMRGVYL
- a CDS encoding ABC transporter substrate-binding protein, with protein sequence MKLFSVAKRLAFIGICSLALNAGGLGTDGWARTVESMNFTYVQSPLNVPSIVEKARGSFASYFKDLGLPVNYANLTAGPQQTAALASGDLQILNAVGGTSVILAAANGADVKIISMYSRSPKAFMLFSNDAAIDSPAALKGKTVAGPKGTNLHELLVAYLKTGGLTIDDVKFVNMGIPAALAALEGGTIDAALQAGPSAYNCMKSGKHLITNGDGLIAALIATATSQKFYDENKELVETFEKAQRSVLQFIAENHDEAVKMTAEATGLSVEAVEEMFPMYDFSMDVSEKDVEDLKKTEQFLLDNGMIDKEIDVKTLFLKR
- a CDS encoding ABC transporter substrate-binding protein, whose amino-acid sequence is MKKFAALVLLLGLTALPASAAEINAYSIMPEKYVSKVTQAFEQETGIHVNFLRLSSGEAKTRLEAEKNNPQVDVLIGGPADTYEAIVAQGVFEKYSPKGVEAIPAKFRSADGYWTGIGIIPLCFLTNEDFLKKNEMQAPATWNDLLDPRYKNGLQMADARTSGTATERIFSLVKIMGEDEAFKYQKKLHANIQMYTKSGAGGAMPIATGQCASGIFYIVDALDIQQQGYPVTISYPKDGVSYGIEGCGVVHGAKNLEDAKKFADWMVSKSFADFIVANKINYVPTRTDVTTDNPLLDLNAINLVETDVAWKGAKRDEFVERWKNEVIK
- a CDS encoding ABC transporter permease, with product MKTLTHSLSPRPRLDPAARAVVAALWIALGIFVVYPAFRLLWIAFWVDGRFTLANLAPVLTNWYDRQALINSLLLGGCVAVSGTALGFIFAYAVTRLSLPGWFKFVLSGISMLPLISPPFTSSIALTLSLGPNGLLIKLLGLENFNFYGFWGTFLSETLTFYPVAFMTLTTILSRIDSNLEDAAYSMGASPLRVFRTVTLPLSAPGLANAFLLVFACSLADFATPLVLAGHAFPVLPTQAYLQITGMYDLKGGAALSFVLLVPALIVYAIQYCWLSKKSFVTISGKAGGRSSVKGPGVFPTACIIGLISFVMIFVVYIYALIFWGSVVKVWGINNALTGENYAYVFNFGRKAIRDTLIIACLGTPLGGLLAVLVGYAAERLKVKGHKTLETVSLLNFALPGTVVGIAYVIAFNDKPLVLTGTVSILVASYVFRYSSAGIRNVIASLQQIDPSIEEASASLGASSARTFRKVTLPLVLPAILAGMRYLFIHSMTAISATIFLVSVRWSLITTRILECMTELQFAQACAFSIVLIVLVFIASGVMALLARLLCRTGSAGGGIR
- a CDS encoding ABC transporter ATP-binding protein, giving the protein MSVSLTLNHVNKTFIKDGEEFHAVQNVNLSVNTGEFLTFLGPSGCGKTTTLRMIAGFEVPASGQILMGDADITYVPANERNIGFVFQNYALFPHMKIFENVAYGLKIRGLGRAEIAQKVREGLALVGLEKAEDRYPNQLSGGEQQRVALARVLVLRPKLLLMDEPLSNLDAKLRIHMRAEIRRIQQELGLTCLYVTHDQKEALTMSDRIMVMNRGRIEQVGTPMDIYADPASPFVADFIGQANLISGVLAAAEGDIGVFEIAGCRVRARLGKQNPPQIGENALLIVRPENLSLEGQENSLPIRVSRCLFEGDRLDYHAELAIGDPRSVLSLSVPFLPGTQIRAGGASARASFDPRGAVIIAAPRQ